From the Manihot esculenta cultivar AM560-2 chromosome 3, M.esculenta_v8, whole genome shotgun sequence genome, one window contains:
- the LOC110612027 gene encoding actin-104, which produces MDFLEDRPIICDSGSGFVKAGFAGDDAPCVVFHNIIGRPRNKHAMIGIGQKDMYFGDEAQARRGILKLSHPIHHGLVRDWEAIERIWEHTFDRELRVTIEEHPVLLTEAPLNPKINREKMVEIMFEAFEIPATYIAMQAVLSLYASGRTTGVVLDSGEGVTHVVPIYEGYGLPHAIHRLDLAGTDLTDYLTRILAEEGYIFTSSAEKEIVRDIKERISYVAMDFDKELATSRKCSELDKNYELPDGQVITVGAARFRCPEVLFKPSRLGMEAGGVHEILVRSIRRCDMDIRREMFNNVVLSGGTTMIPGLANRLAKEVSSLAPPGVTVRVVAPPERKYSVWIGGSILASLSTFQQMWITKEEYMESGSPIVHMKCF; this is translated from the exons ATGGATTTTCTTGAAGACCGACCAATCATCTGCGACAGTGGATCCGGCTTTGTAAAG GCTGGTTTTGCTGGTGATGATGCTCCTTGTGTGGTATTTCACAACATAATAGGCCGGCCTCGAAACAAGCATGCCATGATCGGTATAGGACAGAAGGATATGTACTTCGGAGATGAAGCACAAGCAAGGAGAGGAATTCTCAAATTAAGCCATCCAATCCATCATGGACTTGTCAGAGACTGGGAAGCAATAGAGAGAATCTGGGAGCATACCTTTGACAGGGAACTCAGAGTCACAATAGAAGAACATCCTGTTCTTTTAACAGAAGCTCCACTCAATCCCAAAATTAACAGAGAAAAGATGGTTGAGATCATGTTTGAAGCCTTCGAGATCCCAGCAACATATATAGCTATGCAGGCTGTGTTATCTCTTTACGCCAGCGGCCGGACTACAG GTGTTGTTCTGGACTCTGGAGAAGGAGTTACACATGTAGTTCCTATTTATGAAGGGTACGGGCTTCCACACGCCATCCATAGGCTTGATTTGGCAGGAACGGACCTTACAGACTATCTCACAAGGATCCTAGCAGAAGAGGGCTACATTTTCACCAGTTCTGCAGAGAAAGAAATCGTCAGGGATATAAAAGAACGAATTTCATATGTGGCAATGGATTTCGACAAAGAGCTCGCTACATCAAGAAAATGCTCAGAGCTAGACAAGAACTATGAATTGCCTGATGGGCAAGTCATAACAGTGGGAGCTGCACGGTTCAGGTGCCCAGAAGTTCTCTTTAAACCAAGCAGGTTAGGGATGGAGGCAGGGGGTGTGCATGAAATATTAGTGAGGTCAATCAGAAGGTGTGATATGGACATCAGGAGAGAAATGTTTAACAATGTGGTGCTTAGTGGGGGAACTACAATGATACCAGGCCTGGCTAATCGGTTGGCCAAGGAGGTTAGCTCTTTGGCACCTCCTGGAGTGACGGTGAGAGTGGTTGCTCCGCCGGAGAGGAAGTACAGTGTTTGGATTGGTGGCTCTATTTTGGCTTCCTTAAGCACATTTCAGCAG ATGTGGATAACCAAGGAAGAGTACATGGAGTCTGGATCTCCCATTGTGCACATGAAGTGCTTCTAA
- the LOC110612167 gene encoding uncharacterized protein LOC110612167 produces the protein MASSSEIVKKLNLQPHPEGGFYWETFRDASVTLSTSQLPSGYKVDRPVSTAIYFLLPSGCVSHLHRIPCAETWHFYLGEPITVLELNEIDGQIKLTCLGSDLIGDNQKPQYTVPPNVWFGAFPTKDYIISPDGAVANTAPRDPETHFSLVGCTCAPAFQFEDFELAKRSELISRFPNHKHLISLLTFPD, from the exons ATGGCTTCTTCCTCAGAAATCGTGAAAAAGTTGAATCTTCAGCCCCACCCGGAAGGTGGATTCTACTGGGAAACCTTTAGAGATGCATCTGTCACTCTTTCCACTTCTCAACTTCCCTCTGGAT ATAAGGTTGATCGACCAGTCAGCACAGCTATCTACTTTTTACTACCATCTGGGTGTGTTTCGCATCTTCATCGAATCCCATGTGCAGAAACCTGGCATTTCTATTTGGGAGAACCTATTACG GTCTTGGAATTGAATGAGATAGATGGGCAGATCAAACTAACCTGCCTAGGGTCTGATCTCATTGGAGACAACCAGAAACCACAGTACACTGTGCCACCAAATGTTTGGTTCGGTGCATTTCCAACGAAGGACTACATCATTTCCCCAGATGGGGCAGTTGCCAATACTGCGCCGAGGGACCCCGAGACCCACTTCTCCTTAGTAGGCTGCACTTGTGCCCCTGCATTTCAGTTTGAGGATTTTGAACTGGCAAAACGCTCTGAGCTCATTTCAAGGTTTCCAAATCATAAGCATCTCATCTCCTTGCTTACTTTTCCTGATTGA
- the LOC110610243 gene encoding pollen receptor-like kinase 3, translating into MTVVHLLVLLFLLTLSLCNLSFSLTEDEALLQFKKSLTQTDALDDWVSGSDPCVEKWAGAICSRGALTGLHLSNMGLSGTIDVEALQQLPGLRTISFGNNKFSGPIPQFNKLGTLKSLLLSQNKFSGEIPNDFFATMSSLKKIWISNNTFTGKIPESVMQLSHLKELHLEWNQFSGQIPPLKQPKLLISSLNFSHNKLEGEIPSSFSTFTAASFAENDGLCGKPLDKSCSKPSPPPTIVRVSEATHKTDSKSTTWFGVVMLAIIVLMIFCAMCPARRRHKDDDFSRLEKENLDEVGLSRRGQGSSRRPASESSRKSTSSRRAPFNPKNRMGDMIMLNAEKGSFGMSDLMKAAAQVLGNGGLGSAYKAMLTNGLSVVVKRIREMNMLGKDAFDAEMRRFGRINNKNILAPLAFYFRKEEKLLVTEFMPNGSLLYVLHGDRGICHAALDWPTRLKIIKGIANGLHFLYTNYSNYNLPHGNLKSSNVLLNETYEPLLTDYALDPLINPNHSARTMFAYKSPEYLANRQVSHKSDVYCLGIIILEVMTGKFPSQYLSNGRGGTDVVQWVRQASSEGKEQELIDPEIASNSSSESLQQMVQLLRVGATCTESNTAQRIDMKEAIKRIEEIQV; encoded by the exons ATGACCGTTGTTCACCTTCTTgttctcctcttcctcctcaCACTTTCTCTCTGCAACCTCTCATTTTCCTTAACAGAAGATGAGGCTCTTCTCCAATTTAAGAAGTCTTTAACTCAGACAGATGCATTGGATGATTGGGTTTCAGGATCCGATCCTTGTGTTGAAAAGTGGGCTGGTGCCATTTGCTCTCGTGGTGCCCTCACAGGCCTCCATCTTTCGAACATGGGTCTCTCAGGAACAATTGACGTCGAAGCATTACAACAGCTTCCTGGACTTAGAACCATCAGTTTTGGGAACAACAAATTCTCAGGTCCAATCCCTCAGTTCAATAAACTTGGCACATTGAAATCACTCTTATTATCCCAGAATAAGTTTTCCGGTGAAATACCAAACGATTTCTTCGCCACAATGTCATCTCTCAAGAAAATTTGGATCTCTAACAATACATTTACGGGAAAAATACCCGAGTCAGTGATGCAATTATCGCATCTCAAAGAACTGCACCTGGAATGGAACCAATTCTCTGGACAAATCCCACCATTGAAACAACCCAAGCTACTAATATCCTCTCTGAATTTCTCGCATAATAAACTCGAAGGAGAAATTCCTTCTAGCTTTTCCACATTCACTGCCGCTTCATTCGCAGAAAATGATGGACTCTGTGGAAAACCACTTGATAAATCTTGCTCTAAGCCAAGCCCTCCACCAACAATAGTTAGAGTATCAGAAGCGACCCATAAGACAGATAGTAAGTCCACAACGTGGTTTGGGGTGGTGATGTTAGCAATCATAGTACTTATGATTTTCTGCGCCATGTGTCCGGCGCGCAGGCGGCATAAGGACGACGACTTCAGCAGGTTAGAGAAAGAGAACCTCGATGAGGTAGGGCTGTCTAGGCGAGGACAGGGATCAAGCAGGAGGCCTGCGTCAGAAAGTAGTCGAAAAAGTACGTCTAGCAGAAGGGCACCCTTTAACCCCAAGAATAGAATGGGTGATATGATAATGCTAAACGCTGAAAAGGGTAGTTTTGGTATGTCGGATTTGATGAAGGCAGCAGCCCAAGTGCTTGGAAATGGCGGATTGGGGTCTGCTTATAAGGCCATGCTGACGAATGGATTGTCAGTAGTAGTTAAAAGAATCAGGGAGATGAATATGCTAGGAAAAGACGCTTTTGATGCTGAAATGAGACGTTTCGGGAGGATAAATAACAAAAACATTTTGGCTCCATTGGCTTTCTATTTCAGGAAGGAGGAGAAGCTTTTGGTGACAGAGTTCATGCCTAATGGCAGCTTGTTATATGTATTGCATG GTGATCGTGGAATTTGTCATGCTGCACTCGATTGGCCAACGCGTCTAAAGATAATAAAGGGAATTGCAAATGGGTTACATTTTCTGTACACGAATTATTCAAACTATAACCTTCCTCATGGAAATCTCAAGTCCAGCAATGTTCTTTTAAATGAAACTTACGAGCCACTTCTGACCGACTATGCACTGGATCCACTGATCAATCCCAACCATTCTGCACGGACAATGTTTGCTTATAAATCCCCAGAATATCTAGCAAATCGTCAGGTTTCTCACAAGTCGGATGTATATTGTCTTGGAATCATCATTCTTGAAGTGATGACTGGGAAATTTCCATCTCAGTATCTTAGCAATGGTAGAGGAGGGACAGATGTTGTGCAATGGGTCAGGCAAGCAAGCTCGGAAGGGAAAGAACAAGAGTTGATCGATCCAGAGATAGCAAGCAATAGCAGTTCAGAATCACTTCAGCAGATGGTGCAATTGCTTCGTGTTGGAGCTACTTGCACTGAAAGTAATACAGCGCAACGGATAGATATGAAAGAAGCAATTAAGAGGATAGAGGAAATACAGGTTTGA
- the LOC110612028 gene encoding ubiquinone biosynthesis protein COQ9-B, mitochondrial, which yields MYRTAAKRLFSGAAVGKSRDAHLRFLNIQPIVTVSRFFTSVNPQSFSNQNPNSQNQIPRVNVEATANQSDSNASSASGGSPSFTADESRYRHQHRQERRIPRIEYQEEQARVLQASLRHVIRLGWSEGAMIAGARDAGLSPAIVGSFPRKEASLVEFFMDECLQNLIDRIDTGEELQNLAPSERISKLVRMRLEMQAPYISKWPQALSIQAHPSNVATSFKQRAMLLDEIWHAAGDDGSDIDWYVKRTVLGGIYSTTEIYMLTDSSPDFRDTWAFLDNRVKDAFDLKKTMQEAVYLAEAVGAGMGNPMQGFLKRVFQR from the exons ATGTACAGAACGGCTGCTAAGCGGCTATTCTCCGGTGCAGCCGTGGGTAAGAGTAGGGACGCCCATCTTAGATTCCTTAATATCCAACCTATCGTTACCGTGTCTCGCTTTTTCACCTCAGTGAATCCTCAGTCATTCTCCAATCAGAACCCTAATAGTCAAAATCAAATCCCTCGTGTGAATGTTGAGGCCACAGCTAACCAATCAGATTCAAACGCGTCATCAGCTTCCGGTGGGTCACCGTCATTTACGGCTGACGAGTCCCGATACCGTCATCAGCACCGACAGGAGAGGCGGATACCGAGAATTGAGTACCAAGAAGAGCAAGCTCGCGTTCTTCAGGCTTCCCTCCGCCACGTG ATAAGGTTGGGATGGAGTGAAGGAGCCATGATTGCTGGTGCAAGGGACGCTGGTCTCTCCCCGGCTATCGTTGGATCTTTTCCTCGAAAAGAAGCTTCACTAGTCGAG TTTTTTATGGATGAGTGCTTACAAAATCTCATTGATCGGATTGACACTGGGGAGGAGTTACAAAACTTGGCACCCAGTGAGCGCATCTCGAAGCTCGTTAGGATGCGCTTAGAAATGCAAGCTCCGTACATTTCAAAATGGCCCCAAGCTCTGAGCATCCAG GCACACCCATCAAATGTTGCAACTAGTTTTAAGCAGCGTGCAATGCTGCTTGATGAGATCTGGCATGCTGCTGGTGATGATGGCTCGGATATTGATTGGTATGTAAAACGCACTGTCTTGGGAGGGATATACTCAACAACTGAGATTTACATGCTGACAGATAGTTCCCCAG attttcgTGATACATGGGCATTCTTGGATAATCGAGTGAAAGATGCCTTTGATTTGAAGAAGACAATGCAAGAG GCAGTGTACTTGGCTGAAGCTGTTGGTGCTGGAATGGGGAATCCTATGCAAGGATTTTTGAAGAGGGTCTTTCAGAGGTGA